A genomic window from Aurantimicrobium photophilum includes:
- a CDS encoding response regulator transcription factor, with translation MNETTAQAPIRLTRADGSPIRVLVVDDEASLTDLLQMALRYEGWEIKTAADGSSAITTARDFRPDAIVLDIMLPDIDGLQVLQRLRADGNDVPVLFLTAKDALDDRIAGLTAGGDDYVTKPFSLEEVVARLRGLIRRSTLTVDANESPVLVVGDLELDEDSHEVRRAGRLIELTATEFELLRYLMRNPRRVVSKSQILDRVWDYDFGGKSSVVEIYISYLRKKIDAEGSPMLHTVRGAGYMIKPAE, from the coding sequence GTGAACGAAACAACTGCCCAAGCCCCCATCCGCCTCACTCGTGCCGATGGTTCCCCCATCCGTGTCCTCGTTGTGGACGACGAAGCCTCGCTGACCGACCTACTACAGATGGCTTTGCGTTATGAAGGCTGGGAAATCAAGACCGCAGCCGATGGCTCATCCGCCATCACCACTGCGCGTGATTTCCGCCCCGATGCGATCGTTCTCGACATCATGCTTCCTGACATCGACGGCCTCCAGGTTCTTCAACGACTCCGCGCAGATGGCAATGATGTTCCCGTCCTATTCTTGACCGCCAAGGATGCCCTCGATGACCGTATTGCTGGTCTCACTGCTGGCGGCGACGACTATGTGACCAAGCCCTTTAGCTTGGAAGAAGTTGTGGCACGACTGCGTGGACTGATTCGTCGCTCCACCCTCACCGTGGATGCCAACGAAAGCCCTGTGCTAGTTGTGGGAGATCTCGAGCTGGATGAAGACAGCCACGAGGTTCGCCGCGCTGGTCGCCTCATTGAACTGACCGCAACCGAGTTCGAGTTGCTGCGCTATCTCATGCGTAACCCTCGCCGCGTGGTGAGCAAGAGCCAAATTTTGGACCGCGTCTGGGACTACGACTTTGGTGGAAAGAGCTCAGTCGTGGAGATCTACATCTCCTACCTGCGCAAGAAGATTGACGCCGAAGGTTCGCCCATGCTGCACACCGTTCGCGGTGCTGGCTACATGATCAAGCCGGCTGAATAA
- a CDS encoding sensor histidine kinase — translation MSKVTRAPWTLRRRLTVTMAALLVVAAALIGVVSVLSLRSFLVDRLDTQLNSAVIRTTEAVTDGIPVRPGHNDGDNDHDDRPNNALLAPGQAAGTLVAIVAANGSTTAGILNDRGEVRLVDVGDISNFTTVKISREPSTIHVKGSQDYRAIAVNTTGDAKLVIALPMTEVNAASAQLITVILLVTAFGVGAVIIAGRLLIRYELRPLDRVADSATRVAELPLDKGDVDLAERVSEDDTDPRTEVGRVGSAFNHMLGHISHAFAARQASEEKVRRFVADASHELRTPLASIRGYAELTRRSGAELPEDVRHSLNRIESEATRMTGLVEDLLLLARLDEGRELQNSPVDLSRIIVDAVSDAHAAGPDHTWDMELPEEPLEVIGDQARLHQVVVNLLANARVHTPAGSTVQVVLEKHDENVLLKVIDNGPGIPQEQMPELFERFTRGDASRTRATGSTGLGLAIVNAVVQAHHGTVTVTSEPGKTMFTVSLPAAQ, via the coding sequence ATGTCGAAAGTCACCCGCGCTCCCTGGACGCTGCGTCGTCGCCTCACGGTGACAATGGCAGCTCTTTTAGTGGTTGCCGCGGCCCTGATTGGTGTCGTCAGTGTGTTGTCGCTGCGATCCTTCTTGGTTGATCGACTGGACACGCAGCTCAACAGTGCGGTGATCCGAACTACGGAAGCCGTCACCGACGGTATTCCGGTTCGTCCCGGCCACAACGATGGTGATAACGATCACGATGACCGCCCCAACAATGCCTTGTTGGCGCCCGGTCAGGCTGCAGGAACTCTCGTCGCCATTGTCGCCGCTAATGGCTCCACCACGGCTGGCATTTTGAACGACCGCGGTGAAGTTCGACTGGTCGATGTCGGAGACATTTCGAACTTCACGACGGTGAAGATTAGCCGCGAGCCCAGCACCATTCACGTCAAGGGGTCGCAGGATTACCGCGCGATAGCGGTCAACACCACAGGCGATGCCAAGCTCGTGATTGCTCTGCCGATGACCGAAGTCAATGCAGCCAGTGCTCAACTCATTACCGTCATCTTGTTGGTGACCGCATTTGGTGTGGGAGCGGTCATCATTGCTGGTCGTTTGCTCATTCGTTACGAATTGCGCCCGCTCGATCGTGTTGCAGATTCAGCAACTCGCGTTGCTGAGCTTCCCCTCGATAAGGGAGATGTTGATTTAGCGGAACGTGTCAGTGAAGACGACACCGATCCCCGCACCGAAGTGGGTCGTGTGGGCTCTGCCTTCAACCACATGCTCGGACACATCTCTCATGCCTTCGCTGCCCGCCAAGCCAGCGAAGAGAAGGTGCGCCGCTTCGTGGCGGATGCCAGCCACGAACTGCGCACGCCGCTGGCCTCTATTCGCGGCTATGCCGAACTCACCAGGCGCAGTGGTGCCGAGCTCCCCGAGGATGTTCGTCACTCACTGAACCGCATCGAATCTGAAGCAACCCGCATGACCGGGTTGGTCGAAGATCTCTTACTCTTGGCTCGCCTGGACGAAGGCCGTGAACTTCAGAACAGCCCAGTTGATCTCTCCCGCATCATTGTCGACGCTGTGAGCGATGCTCACGCTGCCGGACCGGATCACACCTGGGATATGGAACTTCCCGAAGAACCTCTCGAAGTCATCGGTGACCAGGCTCGCTTGCACCAGGTAGTGGTGAACCTGTTGGCGAATGCCAGGGTTCACACACCTGCTGGCTCCACAGTTCAGGTGGTGCTGGAAAAGCACGACGAGAATGTTCTGCTCAAGGTGATTGATAATGGTCCTGGTATCCCTCAAGAACAGATGCCGGAGTTGTTCGAACGTTTCACTCGAGGAGACGCTTCCCGCACGCGTGCAACCGGAAGCACCGGACTGGGCTTGGCCATTGTTAATGCCGTTGTTCAGGCCCACCACGGAACCGTGACGGTGACCAGTGAACCCGGTAAGACCATGTTCACTGTGAGCCTGCCAGCTGCACAGTAA